From the Microbacterium sp. W4I4 genome, one window contains:
- the gabT gene encoding 4-aminobutyrate--2-oxoglutarate transaminase, which produces MTLIDETTSIPVGGPTLEQVRRIVTPLPGPRSAEILARKSDAVASGVAHSMPVSVVAAGGGVILDADGNSLIDLGSGIAVTSVGNAHPKVAAAIAAQAAQFTHTCFMVSPYESYVEVAEALNRLTPGTFAKKTALFNSGAEAVENAIKIARKHTGRPAVVAFDHGYHGRTNLTMALTAKAMPYKAGFGPFAPEVYRVPASYPYRDGLSGAEAAQRAITLIEKQIGADSLAAVIIEPIQGEGGFIVPADGFLDAIVAWCRANGVVFIADEVQTGFARTGAMFASEIFGIEPDLVTTAKGIAAGLPLAGVTGRAEIMDAAHAGGLGGTYGGNPVACAAALAAIDAFENDGLVERAQRIGAILRDRLTAIQASDPRIGEVRGHGAMMAAEFVDPATGAPDAALTGAVAKAAIAEGVVVLTCGTFGNVIRFLPPLSIGDDLLNEGLDVIAAALANARP; this is translated from the coding sequence ATGACCCTCATCGACGAGACCACCTCGATCCCCGTCGGCGGACCCACCCTCGAGCAGGTCCGTCGCATCGTCACCCCGCTGCCCGGCCCGCGCTCGGCGGAGATCCTCGCCCGCAAGTCGGATGCCGTCGCCTCCGGCGTCGCGCACTCCATGCCCGTCTCCGTCGTCGCCGCAGGCGGTGGCGTGATCCTCGACGCCGATGGCAACTCGCTCATCGACCTGGGCTCCGGCATCGCCGTGACGAGCGTCGGCAACGCGCACCCGAAGGTCGCCGCGGCGATCGCCGCCCAGGCCGCGCAGTTCACGCACACCTGCTTCATGGTCTCGCCCTACGAGTCGTACGTCGAGGTCGCCGAGGCGCTGAACCGCCTCACCCCTGGCACCTTCGCCAAGAAGACCGCCCTGTTCAATTCGGGTGCCGAGGCCGTCGAGAACGCGATCAAGATCGCCCGCAAGCACACCGGTCGACCGGCCGTCGTCGCCTTCGACCACGGCTACCACGGCCGCACCAATCTGACCATGGCGCTGACCGCCAAGGCGATGCCGTACAAGGCCGGCTTCGGCCCGTTCGCACCCGAGGTCTACCGCGTCCCCGCCTCGTACCCCTACCGCGACGGACTCAGCGGAGCCGAAGCCGCGCAGCGCGCCATCACCCTCATCGAGAAGCAGATCGGCGCCGACAGCCTGGCCGCCGTGATCATCGAGCCGATCCAGGGCGAGGGCGGCTTCATCGTCCCCGCCGACGGCTTCCTCGACGCGATCGTTGCCTGGTGCCGCGCCAACGGCGTCGTCTTCATCGCCGATGAGGTGCAGACCGGCTTCGCCCGCACGGGTGCGATGTTCGCCAGTGAGATCTTCGGCATCGAGCCCGACCTCGTCACCACCGCCAAGGGCATCGCCGCCGGCCTCCCGCTCGCCGGTGTCACCGGCCGCGCCGAGATCATGGACGCCGCCCACGCCGGCGGCCTGGGCGGCACGTACGGCGGCAACCCCGTCGCGTGCGCCGCCGCGCTGGCCGCCATCGACGCGTTCGAGAACGACGGACTCGTCGAGCGGGCGCAGCGGATCGGCGCGATCCTGCGCGACCGGCTGACCGCGATCCAGGCATCCGATCCCCGCATCGGCGAGGTGCGCGGACACGGCGCCATGATGGCCGCCGAGTTCGTCGACCCCGCCACCGGCGCTCCGGATGCCGCCCTCACCGGCGCCGTCGCCAAGGCGGCCATCGCCGAGGGCGTCGTCGTGCTCACCTGCGGCACGTTCGGCAACGTCATCCGCTTCCTCCCGCCGCTGTCCATCGGCGACGACCTGCTGAACGAGGGCCTCGACGTGATCGCCGCCGCCCTCGCGAACGCCCGCCCCTAG
- a CDS encoding NAD-dependent succinate-semialdehyde dehydrogenase, whose protein sequence is MSTLASNEQELLARVPGGLFIGGKWTDAEEKRTFDVRDPATGDVIASIADATPADGIRALDAAVAVQQEWAATPPRTRSDILRRAFDLVQAHKEDLALLMTLEMGKPLAESRGEVVYGGEFLRWFSEEAVRIDGRYGSNPEGTGHMVVSQRPVGPSFFITPWNFPFAMATRKIAPALAAGCTVVVKPPALTPLTTIFFAKLLEEAGLPAGVVNVVQTSRSSALSAPVIADPRLRKLSFTGSTEVGRKLIAQAADGILRVSMELGGNAPFVVFEDADLDKAVDGAMLAKFRNIGQACTAANRFIVHEAVAEEFASRVAERVKAMKIGRGTEDDVTIGPLIDADAVSKAQQLVGDAVDRGARLLAGGNALEGAGTFYEPTVITDVAAGSDILREEIFGPVLAIATFADEAEAVRLANDTEYGLVSYVFTEDLGRGHRMIEALETGMMGLNVGVVSNAAAPFGGVKQSGVGREGGAEGIHEYLSTKYTLIPNS, encoded by the coding sequence ATGAGCACACTCGCATCGAACGAGCAGGAACTGCTGGCACGCGTCCCGGGCGGCCTCTTCATCGGCGGAAAGTGGACCGATGCCGAGGAGAAGCGCACCTTCGACGTGCGCGACCCCGCGACCGGCGACGTGATCGCATCGATCGCCGATGCCACGCCGGCCGACGGCATCCGCGCCCTCGACGCCGCGGTCGCCGTCCAGCAGGAGTGGGCGGCCACGCCGCCGCGCACCCGCAGCGACATCCTCCGCCGCGCCTTCGATCTGGTGCAGGCGCACAAGGAGGACCTGGCGCTGCTGATGACCCTCGAGATGGGAAAGCCGCTGGCCGAGTCCCGTGGTGAGGTCGTCTACGGCGGGGAGTTCCTGCGCTGGTTCAGCGAAGAGGCCGTGCGCATCGACGGGCGCTACGGCAGCAATCCCGAGGGCACCGGCCACATGGTCGTCTCGCAGCGCCCGGTGGGTCCCTCGTTCTTCATCACGCCGTGGAACTTCCCGTTCGCGATGGCGACGCGCAAGATCGCGCCGGCGCTCGCCGCGGGCTGCACGGTGGTCGTGAAGCCCCCGGCACTGACGCCGCTGACGACCATCTTCTTCGCGAAGCTGCTGGAAGAGGCCGGCCTGCCCGCCGGTGTCGTCAACGTCGTGCAGACCTCGCGCTCGAGCGCCCTGTCGGCACCGGTCATCGCCGACCCCCGGCTGCGCAAGCTGTCGTTCACCGGATCGACCGAGGTGGGCCGCAAGCTCATCGCGCAGGCCGCCGACGGCATCCTGCGCGTGTCGATGGAGCTGGGCGGCAACGCGCCCTTCGTCGTGTTCGAGGATGCCGACCTGGACAAGGCCGTCGACGGCGCGATGCTCGCGAAGTTCCGCAACATCGGCCAGGCATGCACGGCCGCCAACCGCTTCATCGTGCACGAGGCGGTGGCGGAGGAGTTCGCGAGCCGGGTGGCCGAGCGGGTGAAGGCCATGAAGATCGGTCGAGGCACCGAGGACGACGTGACCATCGGCCCCCTGATTGACGCGGATGCCGTCAGCAAGGCGCAGCAGCTCGTCGGCGACGCCGTCGACCGCGGGGCACGTCTTCTCGCCGGCGGCAACGCGCTGGAGGGTGCGGGCACCTTCTACGAGCCGACCGTCATCACCGACGTCGCGGCCGGCAGCGACATCCTGCGCGAGGAGATCTTCGGACCGGTGCTCGCCATCGCGACCTTCGCCGATGAGGCAGAGGCCGTGCGGCTGGCCAACGACACCGAGTACGGCCTGGTGTCGTACGTGTTCACCGAGGACCTCGGACGCGGGCACCGCATGATCGAGGCGCTGGAGACCGGCATGATGGGCCTGAACGTCGGCGTCGTCTCCAATGCGGCCGCTCCGTTCGGCGGTGTCAAGCAGTCCGGTGTCGGCCGCGAGGGCGGCGCCGAGGGCATCCACGAGTACCTGTCCACGAAGTACACCCTGATCCCCAACTCCTGA
- a CDS encoding aldehyde dehydrogenase family protein, whose protein sequence is MTDYAVINPATGETLATYDTFTDAQIEDAVARAASAAVTWAATPPADRAVIIRRIAELHRSRKDELGAIIVREMGKPIAAAVGEVEFAADIIEFYADNIDKITADQPLDILGDGTAVVRRAPLGALLGIMPWNFPAYQVARFAAPNLAIGNTIILKHAPQCPESAAALEAIYRDAGLPDGGYVNVYATNEQAATIIADARVHGVSVTGSERAGAAVAEVAGRNLKKVALELGGSDPFIVLSTDDMDAVVQSAVDARLDNNGQSCNGAKRFIVIDGLYDEFATKFVAGLSAVSAQDPTREETVLGPLSSEEAAARLQDQIDHALAQGATLLTGGTRQGTFFAPTVLADVTPEMDVYREELFGPAAVVYRVADEEAAVALANDTSFGLGSYVFTTDAEQAERVADGIDAGMVYVNLVLADSPELPFGGVKRSGTSRELGLLAADEFVNKKLIRKG, encoded by the coding sequence ATGACCGACTACGCCGTCATCAACCCGGCCACCGGCGAGACCCTCGCCACGTACGACACCTTCACGGATGCGCAGATCGAGGATGCCGTGGCACGCGCGGCGTCCGCTGCTGTCACGTGGGCGGCGACCCCGCCCGCCGACCGTGCGGTCATCATCCGCCGCATCGCCGAGCTGCACCGCTCGCGCAAGGACGAGCTGGGCGCGATCATCGTGCGCGAGATGGGCAAGCCGATCGCCGCGGCCGTGGGCGAGGTGGAGTTCGCCGCCGACATCATCGAGTTCTATGCCGACAACATCGACAAGATCACCGCCGACCAGCCGCTGGACATCCTCGGCGACGGCACCGCGGTCGTGCGCCGCGCCCCGCTGGGCGCGCTGCTCGGGATCATGCCGTGGAACTTCCCGGCCTACCAGGTGGCGCGCTTCGCAGCGCCGAACCTGGCCATCGGCAACACGATCATCCTCAAGCACGCACCGCAGTGCCCGGAGTCTGCTGCGGCACTCGAGGCGATCTACCGCGACGCCGGGCTGCCCGACGGCGGGTACGTCAACGTGTACGCCACGAACGAGCAGGCGGCGACGATCATCGCCGACGCGCGCGTGCACGGCGTCTCGGTCACCGGCTCCGAGCGTGCCGGTGCGGCTGTCGCGGAGGTCGCCGGGCGCAACCTGAAGAAGGTGGCGCTGGAGCTGGGCGGGTCCGACCCGTTCATCGTGCTGTCCACCGACGACATGGATGCCGTGGTGCAGAGCGCGGTCGATGCGCGGCTGGACAACAACGGACAGTCCTGCAACGGCGCGAAGCGCTTCATCGTGATCGACGGCCTGTACGACGAGTTCGCGACCAAGTTCGTCGCCGGGCTGTCGGCGGTCTCGGCGCAGGACCCTACGCGAGAGGAGACCGTGCTCGGCCCTCTCTCGTCGGAGGAGGCGGCCGCGCGACTGCAGGATCAGATCGACCACGCGCTCGCGCAGGGGGCGACGCTGCTGACCGGAGGCACGCGACAGGGGACGTTCTTCGCCCCGACCGTGCTCGCCGACGTCACGCCGGAGATGGACGTGTACCGCGAGGAGCTGTTCGGCCCCGCCGCGGTCGTCTACCGCGTGGCCGACGAGGAAGCTGCCGTCGCACTCGCGAATGACACCTCGTTCGGCCTCGGCTCGTACGTCTTCACGACGGATGCCGAGCAGGCGGAGCGCGTGGCGGACGGCATCGACGCCGGCATGGTCTACGTGAACCTCGTGCTGGCGGACAGCCCCGAGCTGCCCTTCGGCGGTGTCAAGCGCAGCGGCACCTCGCGGGAGCTGGGACTGCTCGCCGCCGACGAGTTCGTGAACAAGAAGCTCATCCGCAAGGGCTGA
- the poxB gene encoding ubiquinone-dependent pyruvate dehydrogenase: MVTVAENMVHALRANGIDRVYGIPGDSLNGFTDALRKDGTIRWVHVRHEESAAFAAAADAALTGELAVVAGSCGPGNLHLINGLYDANRSRVPVLAIAAHIPTVEIGTGYFQETHPQELFRESSVYVEYVADASQMPRLMEIAMRAAIEKRGVAVLVIPRTRPVIVPRGDELAQAATLLNAAKKVTILAGAGVEGAHDEVIALADRLGAPIVHALRGKEHIEYDNPFDVGMTGLLGFASGFRAMDDADTLLILGSDFPYTQFYPDGATTIQVDIRGEQLGKRHPLDLGLVGDVRATADALLPRLQEKSDRSHLDDATQHYRKTRAKLDDLAVKARGRAPIHPQYLARLIDEAAASDAIFTADVGSPTVWAARYFTMTEKRRLIGSFNHGSMANAIMHAIGAQVARPDQQVIALAGDGGLAMMLGELITITQNKLPVKTIVVNNSSLNFVELEMKAAGFVTYGTDLHNPDFAAVAQALGIFARRVERSEDLLDAVAEVLAHDGPALLDVVTERQELSMPPSISAEQVKGFALYAIRTVMSGRGDELLDLARANWRQLF; this comes from the coding sequence ATGGTCACTGTTGCTGAGAACATGGTCCACGCGCTCCGAGCCAACGGCATCGATCGCGTCTACGGCATCCCGGGCGATTCGCTGAACGGGTTCACCGACGCCCTCCGCAAGGACGGAACGATCCGCTGGGTGCACGTCCGCCACGAGGAATCGGCGGCGTTCGCCGCGGCGGCGGATGCTGCGCTCACCGGCGAGCTCGCGGTCGTCGCGGGGTCCTGCGGGCCGGGCAACCTGCATCTGATCAACGGCCTCTACGACGCGAACCGCTCGCGTGTGCCCGTGCTGGCGATCGCCGCGCACATCCCCACGGTCGAGATCGGCACGGGCTACTTCCAGGAGACGCATCCGCAGGAGCTGTTCCGCGAATCCAGCGTCTACGTCGAGTACGTCGCCGACGCCTCGCAGATGCCGCGCCTGATGGAGATCGCCATGCGCGCGGCCATCGAGAAGCGCGGCGTCGCCGTGCTCGTCATCCCGCGCACCCGCCCGGTCATCGTCCCGCGCGGCGACGAGCTCGCACAGGCGGCGACCCTTCTGAACGCCGCGAAGAAGGTGACGATCCTCGCCGGCGCCGGTGTCGAAGGCGCCCACGACGAGGTGATCGCCCTCGCCGACCGACTCGGCGCGCCCATCGTGCACGCGCTGCGCGGCAAGGAGCACATCGAATACGACAACCCGTTCGACGTCGGCATGACCGGGCTGCTGGGCTTCGCGTCCGGCTTCCGCGCCATGGACGACGCGGACACCCTGCTCATCCTCGGCTCCGACTTCCCGTACACGCAGTTCTACCCCGACGGCGCGACGACGATCCAGGTCGACATCCGCGGCGAGCAGCTCGGCAAGCGGCATCCGCTCGACCTCGGGCTGGTCGGCGATGTGAGGGCGACGGCGGATGCCCTGCTGCCGCGGCTCCAGGAGAAGTCCGACCGCTCCCACCTCGACGACGCCACCCAGCACTACCGGAAGACTCGAGCGAAGCTCGACGACCTCGCGGTGAAGGCACGCGGCAGGGCGCCCATCCATCCGCAGTACCTCGCGCGGCTGATCGACGAGGCCGCAGCATCCGACGCGATCTTCACGGCCGATGTCGGCTCTCCCACCGTGTGGGCCGCGCGCTACTTCACCATGACTGAGAAGCGCCGCCTGATCGGCTCCTTCAACCACGGCTCGATGGCCAACGCGATCATGCACGCGATCGGTGCGCAGGTGGCGCGTCCTGATCAGCAGGTGATCGCCCTGGCCGGCGACGGGGGACTGGCGATGATGCTCGGCGAGCTCATCACGATCACCCAGAACAAACTGCCGGTGAAGACCATCGTCGTGAACAACTCCTCGCTCAACTTCGTCGAGCTGGAGATGAAGGCCGCCGGCTTCGTCACCTACGGCACGGATCTGCACAACCCCGACTTCGCCGCGGTCGCTCAGGCTCTCGGCATCTTCGCCCGTCGCGTGGAGCGCTCGGAGGATCTGCTGGATGCCGTGGCCGAGGTGCTCGCGCACGACGGCCCGGCGCTGCTCGATGTCGTCACCGAGCGTCAGGAGCTGTCGATGCCGCCGTCGATCAGCGCCGAGCAGGTGAAGGGCTTCGCGCTCTACGCCATCCGCACGGTGATGTCCGGGCGTGGGGACGAGCTGCTCGATCTGGCGCGCGCGAACTGGCGACAGCTCTTCTGA
- the secE gene encoding preprotein translocase subunit SecE — protein sequence MDQDDVRGDIVAAGSYSLRDKQLGFFGRIVLFLRQVISELRKVITPTRKELIKFTVVVLVFVVIVMALVYGLDSLFGYVSHLVFGVPGS from the coding sequence ATGGATCAGGACGACGTTCGCGGCGATATCGTCGCAGCAGGATCGTACTCCCTGCGTGACAAGCAGCTGGGCTTCTTCGGTCGCATCGTGCTGTTCCTCCGTCAGGTGATCAGCGAACTGCGCAAGGTCATCACGCCGACCCGCAAGGAGCTCATCAAGTTCACCGTCGTTGTACTGGTGTTCGTGGTGATCGTGATGGCCCTGGTATACGGCCTCGACTCGCTCTTCGGCTACGTGAGCCACCTCGTGTTCGGGGTTCCCGGCAGCTGA
- the nusG gene encoding transcription termination/antitermination protein NusG, with protein MSERYSDDADWATAAEQSSEEDEAQEGSILAEQERSAASAEHVALHVEDEDGSEEEYADDTNDIDIEDPEADAIVNDALNLDEAAESEAAAEVLNDAVAEDTAEAQAAAAEEVTPYDGPDVGAAEEQDEDADADEAPADADATDEASADEVSADEEPAEEDPYEAFRMDLRMLPGKWYVIHSYAGFERKVKANIEQRKSTLEVEDEIYQIEVPMEDVVEIKNGQRKMVTRVRIPGYVLVRMELNEDTWSVVRHTPGVTGFVGNAHNPTPLRFEEAFNMLKALVEVKDVPTAKSIAAKGGVAVARPMAAEIDFEVGETITIKEGSFAGLPGTISEINPASGKLTVLVSLFERETPVELSFEQVTKML; from the coding sequence GTGTCTGAACGATATTCCGACGACGCAGACTGGGCGACCGCCGCTGAGCAGTCCAGCGAAGAGGATGAGGCCCAGGAGGGCAGCATCCTCGCCGAGCAGGAGAGGTCGGCCGCTTCGGCCGAGCACGTCGCCCTGCACGTCGAGGACGAGGACGGCTCTGAAGAAGAGTATGCAGACGACACGAACGACATCGACATCGAAGACCCGGAGGCGGACGCGATCGTGAACGACGCTCTCAACCTGGACGAAGCGGCTGAGTCAGAGGCAGCCGCCGAGGTCCTCAACGACGCTGTGGCGGAAGACACCGCCGAGGCACAGGCTGCCGCAGCAGAAGAAGTGACCCCCTACGACGGTCCCGACGTCGGAGCTGCTGAAGAGCAGGACGAGGACGCGGATGCCGACGAGGCTCCCGCGGATGCGGACGCCACGGACGAGGCATCCGCCGATGAGGTCTCCGCCGATGAGGAGCCTGCCGAGGAGGACCCGTACGAGGCCTTCCGGATGGACCTGCGGATGCTCCCCGGCAAGTGGTACGTCATCCACTCCTACGCCGGTTTCGAGCGCAAGGTGAAGGCCAACATCGAGCAGCGCAAGTCGACGCTCGAGGTCGAGGACGAGATCTACCAGATCGAGGTCCCGATGGAGGACGTCGTCGAGATCAAGAACGGCCAGCGCAAGATGGTCACCCGCGTGCGCATCCCGGGCTACGTGCTCGTGCGCATGGAGCTCAACGAGGACACCTGGTCCGTCGTGCGCCACACCCCGGGTGTCACCGGCTTCGTGGGCAACGCCCACAACCCGACCCCGCTGCGCTTCGAAGAGGCCTTCAACATGCTGAAGGCGCTCGTCGAGGTCAAGGACGTCCCCACCGCGAAGTCCATCGCCGCCAAGGGCGGCGTCGCCGTCGCCCGTCCGATGGCCGCGGAGATCGACTTCGAGGTCGGCGAGACCATCACCATCAAGGAAGGCTCGTTCGCGGGTCTTCCCGGCACGATCAGCGAGATCAACCCCGCCAGCGGCAAGCTCACCGTGCTCGTCTCGCTCTTCGAGCGCGAGACCCCGGTCGAGCTGTCGTTCGAGCAGGTCACCAAGATGCTCTGA
- the rplK gene encoding 50S ribosomal protein L11: MAPKKKVTGLIKLQINAGAANPAPPIGPALGQHGVNIMEFCKAYNAATESQRGNVIPVEITVYEDRSFTFILKTPPAAELIKKAAGVPKGSATPHTVKVAKITAEQVRQIAEQKQADLNANDIDAASKIIAGTARSMGITVEG; the protein is encoded by the coding sequence ATGGCACCCAAGAAGAAGGTGACCGGCCTGATCAAGCTCCAGATCAACGCCGGTGCAGCCAACCCGGCGCCGCCGATCGGCCCCGCGCTCGGTCAGCACGGCGTCAACATCATGGAGTTCTGCAAGGCGTACAACGCGGCGACCGAGTCGCAGCGCGGCAACGTCATCCCCGTCGAGATCACCGTCTACGAGGACCGCAGCTTCACGTTCATCCTGAAGACCCCGCCGGCAGCAGAGCTGATCAAGAAGGCGGCTGGCGTGCCCAAGGGCTCCGCCACCCCGCACACCGTCAAGGTCGCGAAGATCACGGCCGAGCAGGTCCGTCAGATCGCCGAGCAGAAGCAGGCCGACCTGAACGCGAACGACATCGACGCCGCGTCGAAGATCATCGCCGGAACCGCCCGTTCCATGGGCATCACGGTCGAGGGCTGA
- the rplA gene encoding 50S ribosomal protein L1, with protein sequence MATKSKAYQAAVAKIEADRFYTPTEAVALAKETGSAKFDSTVEVALKLAVDPRKADQMVRGTVMLPHGTGKTARVIVFANGPAAEAAIAAGADEVGSTELIEKVAGGWTDFDAAVSTPELMGQVGRLGKVLGPRGLMPNPKTGTVTPNPAKAVEEIKGGKIEFRVDKHANVHFIVGKASFSSEQLDENISAALEEIVRLKPSSSKGRYIQKGVVSTTFGPGIPLDVNTI encoded by the coding sequence ATGGCTACCAAGTCCAAGGCATACCAGGCTGCCGTCGCGAAGATCGAGGCAGACCGTTTCTACACCCCGACCGAGGCAGTCGCCCTCGCGAAGGAGACCGGGTCGGCGAAGTTCGACTCGACCGTCGAGGTCGCGCTGAAGCTCGCCGTCGACCCCCGCAAGGCAGACCAGATGGTGCGCGGCACCGTCATGCTGCCGCACGGCACGGGCAAGACCGCCCGCGTCATCGTCTTCGCCAACGGCCCGGCTGCTGAGGCCGCCATCGCCGCAGGCGCCGACGAGGTCGGCAGCACCGAGCTGATCGAGAAGGTCGCCGGCGGCTGGACCGACTTCGACGCAGCCGTCTCGACCCCTGAGCTCATGGGCCAGGTCGGTCGTCTCGGCAAGGTGCTCGGCCCGCGCGGTCTGATGCCGAACCCGAAGACCGGCACCGTGACTCCGAACCCGGCCAAGGCCGTCGAGGAGATCAAGGGCGGAAAGATCGAGTTCCGCGTCGACAAGCACGCCAACGTGCACTTCATCGTCGGCAAGGCATCGTTCTCGTCCGAGCAGCTGGACGAGAACATCTCGGCCGCTCTCGAGGAGATCGTGCGCCTGAAGCCGTCGAGCTCGAAGGGCCGTTACATCCAGAAGGGTGTCGTGTCGACCACATTCGGCCCCGGCATCCCGCTGGACGTCAACACCATCTGA
- a CDS encoding amino acid ABC transporter substrate-binding protein, with amino-acid sequence MSRRLLTVAAIVIAASALTACSASSTPAQTGSSSGPDYGLVKDGTLTVATEGTYRPFSFHADGGTGDLTGFDVDIITAVAEKLDLKVEFQETQWDAIFAGLDAGRFDVIANQVTINDERSAKYLFSEPYTVSPGVIVVDAKDDSISSFADLKGKTTAQSLTSNWNDLAVQSGAKVEGVEGWAQAVALLRQGRVDATVNDKLTFLDYEKTDGPTGLKIAAETEDAGKQAFAFAKGRTALVTAIDGALDELRADGTLAKISDKYFGDDVTE; translated from the coding sequence ATGTCCCGTCGTCTCCTCACCGTCGCAGCCATCGTGATCGCCGCATCCGCGCTCACCGCCTGCTCCGCCTCCAGCACTCCGGCCCAGACCGGCAGCAGCTCCGGCCCCGACTACGGGCTGGTCAAGGACGGCACGCTGACCGTCGCGACCGAGGGCACCTACCGCCCCTTCAGCTTCCACGCCGACGGCGGCACGGGAGACCTCACCGGGTTCGACGTGGACATCATCACGGCGGTCGCCGAGAAGCTCGATCTGAAGGTCGAGTTCCAGGAGACGCAGTGGGATGCCATCTTCGCCGGCCTCGACGCCGGCCGCTTCGACGTGATCGCCAACCAGGTGACGATCAACGACGAGCGCTCCGCGAAGTACCTCTTCAGCGAGCCGTACACGGTCTCGCCGGGCGTCATCGTCGTCGACGCGAAGGACGACTCGATCAGCTCCTTCGCCGACCTCAAGGGCAAGACGACCGCGCAGTCGCTGACGAGCAACTGGAACGATCTCGCCGTGCAGTCCGGCGCGAAGGTCGAGGGCGTCGAAGGCTGGGCGCAGGCCGTCGCCCTGCTGCGTCAGGGTCGCGTGGACGCGACCGTCAACGACAAGCTCACCTTCCTCGACTACGAGAAGACCGACGGCCCGACCGGCCTGAAGATCGCGGCTGAGACCGAGGATGCCGGCAAGCAGGCCTTCGCGTTCGCCAAGGGCAGGACGGCCCTGGTCACGGCGATCGACGGAGCGCTGGACGAGCTGCGTGCCGACGGCACGCTCGCGAAGATCAGCGACAAGTACTTCGGCGACGACGTCACCGAGTAA
- a CDS encoding amino acid ABC transporter permease has product MDAWQLFLNSLGPIALGGLLGTIPLALASFAVGLVIAIVIALMRISMRPVVSGIARFYISVIRGTPLLVQLFVIFYGMPALGIVIDPWPSAIVALSLNVGGYGAEIVRAAILSVPKGQWEAAYTVGMSRTHTLTRVILPQAARVSVPPLSNTFISLVKDTSLASTILVTELFRRAEQIAASSYQVMVVYLTAALVYWVICLVLAMGQSALERRLDRHVAH; this is encoded by the coding sequence ATGGACGCCTGGCAGCTCTTCCTGAACTCACTCGGGCCGATCGCGCTCGGGGGCCTGCTGGGCACCATCCCGCTCGCGCTCGCCTCCTTCGCCGTTGGCCTCGTCATCGCGATCGTCATCGCGCTGATGCGGATCTCCATGCGGCCGGTGGTATCCGGGATCGCGCGGTTCTACATCTCGGTCATCCGCGGCACGCCACTGCTCGTGCAGCTGTTCGTGATCTTCTACGGGATGCCTGCACTGGGCATCGTCATCGACCCGTGGCCGAGCGCGATCGTGGCGCTCTCGCTGAACGTCGGCGGGTACGGAGCCGAGATCGTGCGTGCGGCGATCCTCTCGGTGCCCAAGGGGCAGTGGGAGGCCGCCTACACCGTGGGCATGAGCCGCACCCACACGTTGACCCGCGTCATCCTGCCTCAGGCGGCACGGGTGTCGGTGCCTCCACTGTCGAACACGTTCATCTCGCTGGTGAAGGACACCTCGCTGGCCTCCACGATCCTCGTGACGGAGCTGTTCCGACGCGCGGAGCAGATCGCGGCGTCGTCGTATCAGGTGATGGTCGTGTACCTCACCGCCGCCCTGGTCTACTGGGTGATCTGCCTCGTGCTCGCGATGGGGCAGAGCGCCCTGGAGAGAAGGCTCGATCGCCATGTCGCCCACTGA